In Phocoena phocoena chromosome 19, mPhoPho1.1, whole genome shotgun sequence, a genomic segment contains:
- the GPATCH8 gene encoding G patch domain-containing protein 8, with protein sequence MGMGRMEMELDYAEDATERRRVLEVEKEDTEELRQKYKDYVDKEKAIAKALEDLRANFYCELCDKQYQKHQEFDNHINSYDHAHKQRLKDLKQREFARNVSSRSRKDEKKQEKALRRLHELAEQRKQAECAPGSGPMFRPTTVAVDEEGGDDDKEESATNSGTSATATCGLGSEFSTDKGGPFTAVQITNTTGLAQSPGLASQGVSFGIKNNLGTPLQKLGVSFSFAKKAPVKLESIASVFKDHAEEGTSEDGTKADEKGTDQGLQKVGDSDGSSNLDGKKEDEDPQDGGSLASTLSKLKRMKREEGAGATEPEYYHYIPPAHCKVKPNFPFLLFMRASEQMEGDSSTHPKNALDSKKSSSPKPKGCIKVAASQGAEKTVGEVSEQQMETSVAEPSEPESKAETKKASGGDVSEHSLESQSQKDSEIQMCESNPPKEISQATPAGKESQEGPRHPTGPFFPVLSKDESTALQWPSELLIFTKAEPSISYSCNPLYFDFKLSRNKDARAKGTEKPKDIGGSSKDHLQSLDPSEPNKSKEEGENVEHSSGGRIDAPAPGSACSGLNKQEPGGSHGSETEDTGRSLPSKKERSGKSHRHKKKKKHKKSSKHKRKHKPDPEEKSSKAESGEKSKKRKKRKRKKNKSSAPADSERGPKPEPPGSGSPAPPRRRRRAQDDSQRRSIPAEEGSSGKKDEGGGGGSSQDHGGRKHKGEPPTSSCQQRASSKRSSRSSHRSRPSSGDEDSDDASSRRLHQKSPSQYSEEEEEEEEEEESGSEHSRSRSRSGRHHSSRRSSRRSYSSSSDASSDQSCYSRQHSYSDDSYSDYSDRSRRHSKRSHDSDDSDYTSSKHRSKRHKYSSSDDDYSLSCSQSRSRSRSHTRERSRSRGRSRSSSCSRSRSKRRSRSTTAHSWQRSRSYSRDRSCSTRSPSQRSGSRKGSWGHESPEERRSGRRDFIRSKIYRSQSPHYFRSGRGEGSGEKKKEDGRGDDGKGIGPPSQNSNTGPGRGSEGDCSPEDKNSVTAKLLLEKIQSRKVERKPSVSEEVLATPNKAGLKLKDPPQGYFGPKLPPSLGNKPVLPLIGKLPATRKPNTKKCEESGLERGEEQEQSETEEGPPGNSDAPFGHQFSSEETAGPLSDPPPEEPKSEEATADHPVAPLGTPVHSDCYPGDPSISHNYLPDPSDGDTLESLDSGSQPGPVESSLLPIASDLEHFPSYAPPSGEPSIESADGVEDASLAPLESQPITFTPEEMEKYSKLQQAAQQHIQQQLLAKQVKAFPASAALAPATPALQPIHIQQPATASATSITTVQHAILQHHAAAAAAAIGIHPHPHPQPLAQVHHIPQPHLTPISLSHLTHSIIPGHPATFLASHPIHIIPASAIHPGPFTFHPVPHAALYPTLLAPRPAAAAATALHLHPLLHPIFSGQDLQHPPSHGT encoded by the exons AGATTGAAAGATCTCAAGCAGAGAGAGTTTGCTCGAAATGTCTCTTCAAGATCCCGCAAAGATGAGAAGAAGCAAGAGAAAGCCCTACGGCGGCTCCACGAGTTGgcagagcaaagaaaacaagCTGAATG TGCACCTGGAAGTGGTCCCATGTTCAGACCAACCACAGTGGCTGTAGATGAAGAAGGTGGAGATGATGATAAAGAAGAATCAGCGACAAACAGTGGCACAAGTGCCACTGCCACTTGTGGCCTGGGATCTGAATTCTCCACAGATAAAGGAGGCCCTTTCACTGCAGTACAAATCACTAATACCACTGGACTGGCACAGTCTCCTGGGCTAGCCTCTCAAGGCGTCAGCTTTGGCATTAAGAATAATCTGGGGACCCCATTGCAAAAACTGGGAGTGTCATTTTCCTTTGCCAAGAAGGCTCCTGTCAAACTCGAATCAATAGCATCAGTTTTCAAGGACCATGCAGAGGAAGGGACCTCTGAAGATGGAACAAAAGCTGATGAGAAGGGTACAGACCAAGGGCTGCAGAAGGTGGGAGACTCCGATGGTAGCAGTAATCTCGATGGTAAAAAAGAGGATGAAGACCCTCAGGATGGAGGGTCCCTTGCCTCAACATTATCtaagttaaaaagaatgaagcgAGAAGAAGGAGCTGGGGCTACAGAGCCAGAGTATTACCACTACATCCCCCCAGCACACTGCAAAGTAAAACCTAATTTTCCTTTCCTACTCTTTATGAGAGCCAGTGAACAAATGGAAGGTGATAGTAGTACACACCCAAAGAATGCCCTAGACAGCAAAAAAAGTAGTTCTCCCAAGCCTAAAGGCTGCATCAAGGTGGCAGCAAGCCAAGGAGCAGAAAAGACAGTTGGTGAAGTCTCTGAACAGCAGATGGAAACCAGTGTGGCTGAGCCCTCAGAGCCTGAAAGCAAAGCTGAGACAAAGAAGGCCTCAGGAGGCGATGTAAGTGAGCATAGTTTAGAGAGTCAGAGTCAGAAGGATTCAGAGATCCAAATGTGTGAGTCTAATCCTCCTAAAGAAATCTCTCAGGCCACTCCAGCAGGGAAAGAAAGCCAAGAGGGACCCAGACATCCTACTGGTCCCTTCTTTCCAGTTTTAAGCAAAGATGAAAGCACTGCCCTCCAGTGGCCATCAGAACTATTAATTTTCACGAAGGCAGAACCCTCCATTTCTTACAGTTGTAATCCTTTGTACTTTGACTTCAAGCTTTCAAGGAACAAAGATGCCAGAGCTAAAGGGACAGAAAAACCAAAGGATATAGGAGGCTCCTCAAAGGACCATCTCCAAAGCCTTGATCCTAGTGAGCCAAATAAAAgcaaagaggagggagagaatgtAGAACATTCTTCAGGAGGCAGAATAGATGCACCTGCTCCAGGGTCTGCCTGTAGCGGCCTGAATAAGCAGGAGCCTGGGGGTAGCCATGGGTCAGAGacagaagacacagggagaagcctTCCTAGCAAGAAAGAACGATCTGGGAAGTCCCACCgacacaaaaagaagaagaaacacaaaaaatcCAGCAAACACAAACGGAAACACAAGCCTGACCCAGAAGAGAAAAGCTCTAAGGCAGAGTCTGGGGAGAAGTCTAAGAAGCGCAAGAAGCGAAAACGAAAGAAGAATAAGTCATCAGCCCCAGCAGATTCTGAACGGGGGCCCAAACCAGAACCCCCTGGTAGTGGTAGCCCTGCACCACCAAGAAGACGGCGGCGAGCCCAAGATGATTCCCAGCGGAGATCCATTCCAGCTGAAGAAGGGAGCAGTGGCAAGAAGGATGAAGGTGGAGGCGGTGGCAGCTCCCAAGATCATGGTGGGAGGAAACACAAAGGTGAGCCTCCAACTTCATCCTGCCAGCAAAGAGCTAGCAGCAAACGGAGCAGCCGGTCTAGCCATCGAAGTCGACCCAGTAGTGGAGATGAGGATAGTGATGATGCTTCATCACGCCGGCTGCACCAGAAGTCTCCATCCCAGTacagtgaggaggaggaggaggaagaggaggaagaagagtcgGGCAGTGAGCATTCCCGTAGCCGCTCACGGTCTGGCCGGCACCATTCCTCTCGCCGTTCCTCCCGGCGTTCTTACTCAAGTAGCTCAGATGCTTCTTCAGACCAGAGCTGCTATAGTAGACAACACAGTTACTCTGATGACAGCTATAGTGATTATAGTGACCGATCACGAAGGCACTCCAAGCGCTCCCACGACTCTGATGACTCAGACTATACCAGTTCCAAGCACCGGTCCAAGCGGCACAAATATTCATCTTCTGATGACGACTATAGCCTCAGTTGCAGCCAGTCCCGAAGCCGATCTCGGAGTCATACTAGGGAGCGCTCAAGATCCAGGGGCCGCAGCCGCAGCAGCAGTTGTAGTCGCAGCCGGAGCAAACGGAGAAGCCGCAGCACCACAGCCCACAGCTGGCAGCGGAGTCGGAGCTATAGCCGGGACCGCAGCTGCAGCACCCGGAGCCCTTCGCAGAGATCAGGCTCCAGGAAGGGATCGTGGGGTCACGAGAGCCCTGAGGAGAGGCGTTCTGGTCGTCGAGACTTCATTCGCTCTAAGATCTACCGCTCCCAGTCTCCCCACTATTTCCGATCAGGCCGGGGAGAAGGTTCcggggagaagaagaaagaagatggcagaggagaTGATGGTAAAGGGATAGGCCCACCCTCCCAGAACAGCAACACTGGCCCAGGAAGAGGGTCAGAAGGTGACTGCAGCCCTGAAGACAAGAACTCTGTCACTGCCAAACTGCTACTGGAGAAGATCCAGTCAAGGAAAGTGGAGAGGAAACCCAGTGTGAGTGAGGAGGTGCTGGCCACCCCTAATAAAGCTGGGCTCAAGCTCAAGGATCCTCCACAAGGTTATTTTGGGCCCAAGCTCCCCCCTTCTCTTGGCAATAAGCCTGTCCTTCCACTGATAGGGAAGCTCCCAGCTACCCGAAAGCCCAACACCAAGAAATGTGAAGAGTCTGGCTTAGAAAGGGGGGAAGAGCAAGAGCAGTCAGAGACGGAAGAAGGGCCTCCAGGGAATAGTGATGCCCCATTTGGACATCAGTTCTCCTCAGAGGAAACAGCTGGCCCCTTATCAGACCCACCCCCAGAAGAGCCAAAGTCTGAAGAAGCTACTGCTGATCACCCTGTGGCTCCGTTAGGCACCCCAGTGCACTCTGACTGCTATCCTGGGGACCCATCCATCTCCCATAACTACCTCCCTGACCCCAGTGATGGGGACACCCTCGAGTCCCTGGATAGTGGCAGTCAACCAGGCCCTGTGGAATCCAGCTTGCTGCCTATAGCGTCAGACCTTGAGCACTTCCCCAGTTATGCACCTCCCAGTGGGGAGCCTAGTATTGAGTCAGCTGATGGGGTTGAGGATGCTTCCCTAGCCCCACTGGAAAGCCAGCCCATCACCTTCACTCCCGAGGAGATGGAGAAGTACAGCAAGCTCCAGCAGGCCGCACAGCAACACATCCAGCAGCAGCTTCTGGCCAAGCAAGTAAAGGCCTTTCCCGCCTCGGCTGCCCTGGCCCCAGCCACTCCAGCCTTGCAGCCCATCCACATTCAGCAGCCGGCCACAGCCTCTGCCACCTCCATCACAACTGTTCAGCATGCCATCCTACAGCATCATGCCGCAGCAGCTGCTGCTGCCATTGGCATTcacccccaccctcatccccagcCACTTGCCCAAGTACATCATATTCCCCAGCCCCACCTGACCCCCATTTCCTTGTCCCACCTCACTCACTCGATCATCCCTGGCCATCCTGCCACCTTTCTAGCTAGCCATCCCATCCATATCATTCCCGCGTCAGCCATCCATCCTGGGCCCTTTACCTTCCACCCTGTTCCACATGCTGCCCTCTACCCTACCCTACTTGCCCCCCGGCCTGCTGCAGCAGCTGCCACTGCCCTCCACCTTCACCCACTACTTCACCCCATCTTCTCAGGTCAGGACCTGCAGCACCCCCCCAGCCATGGAACATGA